One genomic segment of Salinigranum rubrum includes these proteins:
- the sucC gene encoding ADP-forming succinate--CoA ligase subunit beta, giving the protein MRLHEYQAKDVFADAGIPVPDSRLASSVDEVVAAVEDIGFPAAIKAQVHVGGRGKAGGIKIATSEEEAREYADDILGMDLKGYTVDRVLVEAGVDFEDELYVGVTMDRGEGRPVAMVSEKGGVNIEEVAAEEPEAIAREHIDPAFGMHPYQARKAVYGAGIDRDIARQVSSILTTLYDLWEDKDASDAEINPLMVTSDREVIAADAVLNVDDDALFRHPDLAEMEDEAAGDELEAKANKYGFDYVRLSGNVGIIGNGAGLVMTTLDLVDYYGGEPANFLDIGGGAKAERVTNALDMVFSDPNVDSVVFNIFGGITRGDEVAKGINEALEAFDEIPKPVVVRLAGTNAKEGMEILNTELVQVEETLEDAVQRAVENAKEVSQ; this is encoded by the coding sequence ATGCGACTTCACGAGTACCAGGCGAAGGACGTGTTCGCCGACGCCGGGATTCCCGTTCCTGACTCTCGACTCGCGTCGAGTGTCGACGAGGTGGTAGCGGCGGTCGAGGACATCGGCTTCCCCGCCGCGATCAAGGCACAGGTGCACGTCGGCGGCCGCGGGAAGGCCGGCGGCATCAAGATCGCGACGAGCGAGGAGGAAGCGCGGGAGTACGCCGACGACATCCTCGGGATGGACCTCAAGGGGTACACCGTCGACCGCGTCCTCGTCGAGGCCGGTGTCGACTTCGAGGACGAACTGTACGTGGGCGTGACGATGGACCGCGGCGAGGGCCGCCCCGTCGCCATGGTCTCCGAGAAGGGTGGGGTCAACATCGAGGAGGTCGCCGCCGAGGAACCCGAGGCCATCGCCCGCGAGCACATCGACCCCGCGTTCGGGATGCACCCGTACCAGGCGCGCAAGGCCGTCTACGGCGCCGGTATCGACCGCGACATCGCGCGGCAGGTGTCGAGTATCCTCACGACCCTGTACGACCTCTGGGAGGACAAGGACGCCTCCGACGCCGAGATCAACCCGCTGATGGTCACCTCGGATCGGGAGGTCATCGCCGCCGACGCCGTCCTCAACGTCGACGACGACGCGCTGTTTCGCCACCCGGACCTCGCGGAGATGGAAGACGAGGCCGCCGGGGACGAACTCGAAGCCAAGGCGAACAAGTACGGCTTCGACTACGTTCGGTTATCAGGAAACGTCGGCATCATCGGCAACGGCGCAGGGTTAGTGATGACGACGCTCGACCTCGTCGACTACTACGGCGGGGAACCCGCCAACTTCCTCGACATCGGGGGCGGAGCGAAGGCCGAGCGCGTGACGAACGCGCTCGACATGGTGTTCTCGGACCCGAACGTCGACAGCGTGGTGTTCAACATCTTCGGCGGCATCACGCGCGGCGACGAGGTGGCGAAGGGTATCAACGAGGCGCTCGAAGCGTTCGACGAGATCCCAAAGCCCGTCGTGGTTCGTCTCGCGGGGACGAACGCCAAAGAGGGAATGGAGATCCTGAACACGGAGTTGGTACAGGTCGAGGAGACGCTCGAGGACGCGGTCCAGCGCGCGGTTGAAAACGCCAAGGAGGTCAGCCAATGA
- the sucD gene encoding succinate--CoA ligase subunit alpha, whose product MSILVDDDTRVVVQGITGGEGSFHTEQMMEYGTNVVAGAVPGKGGQEVKGVPVYDTVHDAVSEEDADASVIFVPPAFAADAMFEALDTSLDLVVAITEGVPTQDMAKVYRRLNETDTHLIGPNCPGIITPGEAKLGILPGNIFSDGNVGLVSRSGTLTYQVVDNLTQRGIGQTTAIGIGGDPIIGTSFVDALELFEADTETEAVVMCGEIGGEDEEQAAKFIAENMDTPVAGFIAGRTAPPGKRMGHAGAIVSGSGTGTAESKIEALNDAGTPVGDTPEEVADHIEHFLS is encoded by the coding sequence GTGAGCATTCTGGTCGACGACGACACGCGCGTCGTGGTACAGGGCATCACCGGCGGTGAGGGGTCGTTCCACACCGAGCAGATGATGGAGTACGGGACGAACGTCGTCGCCGGGGCCGTCCCCGGCAAGGGCGGCCAGGAAGTGAAGGGCGTCCCCGTCTACGACACGGTCCACGACGCAGTAAGCGAAGAGGACGCCGACGCCTCCGTGATCTTCGTCCCGCCGGCCTTCGCCGCTGATGCGATGTTCGAGGCGCTCGACACCTCGCTCGATCTGGTGGTCGCCATCACCGAGGGCGTCCCGACCCAGGACATGGCGAAGGTGTACCGACGCCTGAACGAGACGGACACCCACCTCATCGGGCCGAACTGCCCGGGAATCATCACGCCCGGCGAGGCGAAGTTAGGAATTCTGCCCGGCAACATCTTCTCCGACGGTAATGTGGGACTTGTCTCGCGGTCGGGTACCCTGACGTACCAGGTCGTCGATAACCTCACCCAGCGCGGCATCGGCCAGACCACGGCTATCGGTATCGGCGGCGACCCCATCATCGGGACGTCGTTCGTCGACGCGCTCGAACTGTTCGAGGCCGACACCGAGACCGAGGCCGTCGTGATGTGCGGCGAGATCGGTGGCGAGGACGAGGAGCAGGCGGCGAAGTTCATCGCCGAGAACATGGACACGCCGGTCGCCGGCTTCATCGCGGGGCGGACCGCCCCGCCGGGCAAGCGGATGGGTCACGCCGGTGCAATCGTCTCGGGGTCGGGCACCGGCACGGCCGAATCGAAGATCGAGGCGCTCAACGACGCCGGGACCCCGGTCGGCGATACGCCCGAGGAAGTGGCCGACCACATCGAGCACTTCCTCTCGTAG
- a CDS encoding CBS domain-containing protein yields the protein MQVRDVMTTDCLTVPSSATLADCVSRMLMAGTGSVIIDDDGPLGIVTESDVLRAACDIDEPLGDIPAHVAMSHPVERIEPTATVRKAAQRMHDLGIKKLLVARGLDPVGVVTVTDLVWHFSDFQREAGRLALEGHAWEHGDDRHAR from the coding sequence ATGCAGGTCCGAGACGTGATGACGACGGACTGTCTGACAGTCCCGTCCTCGGCGACGCTGGCCGACTGCGTGAGCCGGATGCTCATGGCAGGGACAGGAAGCGTCATCATCGACGACGACGGTCCCCTCGGTATCGTAACCGAAAGCGACGTCCTCCGCGCAGCGTGCGACATCGACGAACCGCTCGGGGACATCCCTGCCCACGTGGCGATGTCCCACCCGGTCGAGCGCATCGAGCCGACGGCGACGGTCAGGAAGGCCGCCCAGCGGATGCACGACCTCGGTATCAAGAAACTCCTCGTCGCCCGCGGGCTCGACCCGGTGGGCGTGGTGACCGTGACCGACCTCGTGTGGCACTTCTCCGACTTCCAGCGCGAGGCCGGTCGGCTCGCCCTCGAAGGTCACGCGTGGGAACACGGTGACGACAGACACGCACGCTGA
- the hpt gene encoding hypoxanthine/guanine phosphoribosyltransferase: MDRLRRSFDDAPIIEKEGGYQYVVHPISNGVPMLRPELLREVVIGVMRVADLARVDKIVTPEAMGIHISTAVSLMTDIPLVVIRKREYGLDGEVSLHQQTGYSESEMYINDVEPGDRVLVLDDLLSTGGTLAAVTEALADIGADIVDTVVVVRKADTDSAMDEKEYDVTSLIDIELVDGEVVVRDEYRRRD; encoded by the coding sequence ATGGACCGACTCCGCCGGTCGTTCGACGACGCACCGATCATCGAGAAGGAGGGCGGCTACCAGTACGTCGTCCACCCGATCAGCAACGGCGTCCCGATGCTCCGGCCCGAACTCCTCCGTGAGGTCGTCATCGGCGTCATGCGCGTCGCCGACCTCGCGCGCGTCGACAAGATCGTCACGCCCGAAGCGATGGGCATCCACATCTCGACGGCGGTGTCGCTCATGACCGACATCCCGCTCGTCGTCATCCGCAAGCGCGAGTACGGCCTCGACGGCGAGGTGTCGCTCCACCAGCAGACCGGCTACTCGGAGTCGGAGATGTACATCAACGACGTCGAACCGGGCGACCGCGTGCTCGTCCTCGACGACCTGCTCTCGACGGGCGGGACGCTCGCCGCCGTGACCGAGGCGCTCGCGGACATCGGCGCCGACATCGTCGACACCGTCGTCGTCGTCCGGAAGGCCGACACCGACAGCGCGATGGACGAGAAAGAATACGACGTCACCTCGCTCATCGACATCGAACTCGTCGACGGCGAGGTGGTCGTCCGCGACGAGTACCGTCGTCGGGACTGA
- a CDS encoding polysaccharide biosynthesis C-terminal domain-containing protein, translated as MALPVDLFLMRRLIGVGPRRVTRELAVPFTASAGMAVTTLFVRESVVGVPALAELVLLVAVGVLSYLVFLLGLDRQFSWGLRGNLRAVTGAFGRSG; from the coding sequence GTGGCGCTCCCCGTCGATCTGTTCTTGATGCGCCGGCTCATCGGCGTCGGCCCCCGGCGGGTCACGCGGGAACTGGCCGTCCCGTTCACCGCGAGCGCCGGCATGGCGGTGACGACCCTGTTCGTCCGCGAATCCGTCGTCGGCGTCCCCGCGCTCGCCGAACTGGTCCTCCTGGTCGCCGTGGGCGTGCTCTCGTATCTCGTCTTCCTCCTCGGCCTCGACCGACAGTTCTCGTGGGGGCTCCGCGGGAACCTCCGCGCGGTGACGGGGGCGTTCGGTCGCTCCGGTTGA
- the msrA gene encoding peptide-methionine (S)-S-oxide reductase MsrA — MAETNHATFGGGCFWCVEAALKELDGVSAVTSGYAGGDTENPTYKAVCSGKTGHAEVVQVAYDPSVISYEELLEVFFAVHDPTQLNRQGPDVGSQYRSIVLFHDDEQRRLAEAYIEALDEEYEDSVVTELASLETFYEAEEHHQDYFEKNPNDAYCNFHAKPKIEKVRERFAAKVKQA; from the coding sequence ATGGCTGAAACCAACCACGCCACGTTCGGCGGCGGCTGTTTCTGGTGCGTCGAAGCGGCGCTGAAGGAACTCGACGGCGTCTCGGCCGTGACGTCGGGCTACGCCGGCGGCGACACCGAGAACCCGACGTACAAGGCGGTCTGCTCGGGGAAGACGGGCCACGCCGAAGTCGTCCAGGTCGCGTACGACCCGAGCGTCATCTCCTACGAGGAACTGCTGGAGGTGTTCTTCGCGGTCCACGACCCCACCCAGTTGAACCGACAGGGCCCCGACGTCGGGTCGCAGTACCGCTCTATCGTCCTCTTCCACGACGACGAACAGCGCCGGCTCGCGGAGGCGTACATCGAGGCCCTCGACGAGGAGTACGAGGACAGCGTGGTGACGGAACTCGCATCCCTCGAAACGTTCTACGAGGCCGAGGAGCACCACCAAGACTACTTCGAGAAGAACCCGAACGACGCGTACTGCAACTTCCACGCGAAGCCAAAGATCGAGAAGGTGCGTGAGCGGTTCGCGGCGAAGGTCAAGCAGGCGTAA
- a CDS encoding 5' nucleotidase, NT5C type: MNRARDASTPAPDTDRILVDVDGTLAWQLPRACQYLGEEYGVSLQPEDVTAWDYRIPGHDDHDHIGDLIFEAFRRDPAWYFGGMEPLPGAADALARLGEDHHVAIATHRPPETHDHTRVWLRDHDIPYDEFVEQVPENKAELQGRALIDDYHGNVADALAAGMDGLLFSQPYSDHAACDGATVVDSWTDVLAAFDLA; encoded by the coding sequence ATGAACAGGGCACGCGACGCTTCGACACCCGCTCCCGACACCGACCGCATCCTCGTCGACGTCGACGGCACGCTCGCGTGGCAACTCCCCCGCGCGTGTCAGTACCTCGGCGAAGAGTACGGCGTCTCGCTCCAGCCCGAAGACGTGACGGCGTGGGACTACCGGATTCCGGGTCACGACGACCACGACCACATCGGCGACCTCATCTTCGAGGCGTTCCGCCGGGACCCCGCGTGGTACTTCGGCGGGATGGAACCGCTCCCCGGGGCGGCCGACGCGCTCGCGCGTCTCGGCGAGGACCACCACGTCGCTATCGCCACCCACCGTCCGCCCGAGACGCACGACCACACCCGCGTGTGGCTCCGTGACCACGACATCCCTTACGACGAGTTCGTCGAACAGGTCCCCGAGAACAAGGCCGAACTGCAGGGGAGAGCGCTGATCGACGACTACCACGGCAACGTCGCCGACGCCCTCGCCGCCGGGATGGACGGCCTGCTGTTCAGCCAGCCCTACAGCGACCACGCGGCCTGCGACGGCGCGACCGTCGTCGACTCGTGGACGGACGTCCTCGCGGCCTTCGACCTCGCCTGA
- a CDS encoding XdhC family protein yields the protein MTVELDGESVTVFVDGLTAPSKLVVVGTGHDVGPIAELGAQADFRVSVVGFRGAAAKADRFPAASEVVSTSPARMTDEFDFDANTYVVVATHNFVDDRLAIEALLDTPVPYVGLMGPHERFEEMLDDFEDEGTTFTDAQLARLYTPVGLDLGGGSPYQIALSIVSEVLAVKNGREPRHLRTREGTIHDRIELSTDGSG from the coding sequence GTGACCGTCGAACTCGACGGGGAGTCAGTGACGGTGTTCGTCGACGGCCTCACCGCGCCCTCGAAGCTGGTCGTGGTCGGCACCGGCCACGACGTCGGCCCCATCGCCGAACTCGGCGCACAGGCGGACTTCCGCGTCTCCGTCGTCGGCTTCCGCGGCGCCGCCGCGAAGGCCGACCGGTTCCCCGCCGCCAGCGAGGTGGTCTCGACCTCGCCCGCGCGGATGACCGACGAGTTCGACTTCGACGCGAACACCTACGTGGTCGTGGCGACGCACAACTTCGTCGACGACCGACTCGCAATCGAAGCGCTCCTCGATACTCCCGTCCCGTACGTCGGCCTGATGGGCCCCCACGAGCGCTTCGAGGAGATGCTCGACGACTTCGAAGACGAGGGAACGACGTTCACCGACGCCCAACTCGCCCGCCTGTACACCCCGGTCGGCCTCGACCTGGGGGGCGGCTCGCCGTATCAAATCGCCCTCTCCATCGTCTCGGAGGTGCTCGCGGTGAAGAACGGGCGCGAGCCGAGACATCTCCGCACGAGAGAGGGGACCATCCACGACCGCATCGAACTGTCGACCGACGGCTCGGGCTGA
- a CDS encoding XdhC family protein, producing the protein MTDTHDTDDTAGDANWSVPETEVLTQARRLLESDRRGVLATVIRVEGSAYRRPGAKMVIPEDGVGVGHITAGCLEDEVQGLASDVLEAGEPRVEHYDLMPEADDDDVWGLGVGCNGRIDILLEPLDETYRPAVDAFAEGYDVGVLTVTDGDHAGARAYYDPRGETFDLGEGFDADLAERVRGVAAELTARGKPTP; encoded by the coding sequence ATGACCGACACACACGACACGGACGACACGGCCGGGGACGCCAACTGGAGCGTCCCCGAGACGGAGGTACTGACACAGGCACGCCGACTGTTAGAGAGCGACCGCCGCGGCGTCCTCGCGACGGTCATCCGCGTCGAGGGCAGCGCGTACCGTCGCCCCGGCGCGAAGATGGTCATTCCGGAGGACGGCGTAGGCGTCGGGCACATCACCGCGGGCTGTCTCGAAGACGAGGTGCAGGGACTCGCGAGCGACGTGCTCGAAGCCGGCGAACCGCGCGTCGAGCACTACGACCTCATGCCCGAGGCCGATGACGACGACGTCTGGGGGCTCGGTGTCGGCTGCAACGGCCGAATCGACATCCTGCTCGAACCCCTCGACGAGACGTACCGCCCTGCCGTCGACGCGTTCGCGGAGGGGTACGACGTCGGCGTGTTGACCGTCACCGACGGGGACCACGCGGGTGCCCGAGCGTACTACGACCCGCGTGGGGAGACGTTCGACCTCGGCGAGGGGTTCGACGCGGACCTCGCCGAGCGAGTGCGCGGGGTCGCCGCGGAACTCACCGCTCGGGGAAAGCCGACGCCGTGA
- a CDS encoding Rossmann-like domain-containing protein, translating to MSPPVDADAVVREVREALSARAAAATDPRITVGDRALLVSCRHPDEGTLAGVAHRPSAPVADEDARDATVEQLAQEATDAAPGSVARAVGLATLNALSVGEVEWLAGDPMAALDTSVETVATVGLFRPAFKKFGDVSVRVVERDVGGIDPESLPERVPTALFSPGEVDAAFDGADVCFVTGSTLVYGGIDAYLAAAGRAAVPLVVVVGATASMLPGPLFDRGVDLVAGARVRDVASVRDHVAAGDCGTDLHDAGLQKVYCAADSPLPGLQLPAERPNTEP from the coding sequence ATGTCCCCACCCGTCGACGCCGACGCCGTCGTCCGGGAGGTGCGCGAGGCGCTGTCGGCACGGGCCGCAGCGGCGACCGACCCCCGAATCACGGTCGGCGACCGCGCACTCTTGGTGTCGTGTCGCCACCCCGACGAGGGGACGCTGGCGGGCGTCGCCCATCGACCCTCTGCACCCGTCGCGGACGAGGACGCGAGGGACGCGACCGTCGAGCAACTGGCCCAAGAGGCGACCGACGCCGCTCCCGGCAGCGTCGCCCGGGCGGTCGGCCTCGCGACGCTCAACGCGCTGTCGGTCGGGGAAGTCGAGTGGTTGGCCGGTGACCCGATGGCGGCGCTCGACACCTCGGTGGAGACGGTCGCCACCGTGGGCCTGTTCCGCCCCGCGTTCAAGAAGTTCGGCGACGTCTCCGTCCGGGTCGTCGAGCGCGACGTCGGGGGAATCGACCCCGAGTCGCTCCCCGAGCGCGTCCCGACGGCGCTCTTCTCCCCCGGCGAGGTCGACGCGGCGTTCGACGGCGCGGACGTCTGTTTCGTCACCGGATCGACGCTCGTCTACGGCGGCATCGACGCGTACCTCGCGGCGGCCGGACGGGCGGCGGTTCCGCTGGTGGTCGTCGTCGGGGCGACCGCCTCGATGCTTCCGGGTCCGCTGTTCGACCGCGGCGTCGACCTCGTCGCCGGCGCGCGGGTCCGCGACGTCGCGAGCGTCCGCGACCACGTCGCCGCGGGCGACTGCGGGACCGACCTCCACGACGCGGGGCTACAGAAGGTGTACTGCGCGGCCGACTCGCCCCTCCCGGGGCTACAGTTACCAGCGGAGCGACCCAATACAGAACCATGA
- a CDS encoding VWA domain-containing protein yields the protein MDSFDETPDFVAARDHVLGEVVSFARTLRRNGLSVPANAALSATEALCTVGLRDRESVYAATHATLVTDARDTETFEAHFPEFWYRLRTGLEATATSDDVGDRSGSGAFFGADDDAAEESVAASGGDPAGDGHGGDDSDDAVRERRLVDHDTDAGDLDEAAGERSRASTYSAGGAGSEVDEEGRSRAIDRDAVRQFERALSTLSGRRWTAGGGRQVDARRALRSSVSTGGAVVSLPTRERKPTAFRTSVLVDVSQSVLDTVDRGFLLQFLDTLVEDGRGVRVFFFDTDIREVTDVFTASRGNPVLALERAQVAWGGGTKIGHAISELRTRWPDAVDRRTVTLVVSDGLDVGDVSDLERGMTWLSGRSRAVLWLNPLAASAKYEPTCRGMAASLPYVDGLFALAGPEDLSEVARQIRRHGPHGPIGYEHDFRERAGETGVT from the coding sequence ATGGACTCCTTCGACGAGACACCCGACTTCGTCGCCGCCCGCGATCACGTCCTCGGGGAGGTGGTGTCGTTCGCCCGGACCCTCCGTCGGAACGGCCTGTCGGTGCCGGCGAACGCCGCGCTCTCGGCGACGGAGGCGCTGTGTACCGTGGGGCTGCGCGACCGCGAGAGCGTCTACGCGGCGACGCACGCCACACTCGTCACCGACGCCCGCGACACGGAGACGTTCGAGGCGCACTTCCCCGAGTTCTGGTACCGCCTCCGCACCGGATTAGAAGCCACTGCCACGAGCGACGACGTCGGCGACCGATCGGGCAGCGGCGCGTTCTTCGGAGCCGACGACGACGCGGCCGAGGAGTCGGTCGCCGCGAGCGGCGGCGACCCGGCCGGGGACGGGCACGGCGGCGACGACTCAGACGACGCGGTTCGAGAGCGGCGACTCGTCGACCACGACACGGACGCGGGTGACCTCGACGAGGCCGCGGGCGAGCGGAGTCGCGCCTCGACGTACAGCGCCGGCGGCGCGGGGAGCGAGGTCGACGAGGAGGGTCGGAGCCGCGCCATCGACCGGGACGCGGTCCGCCAGTTCGAGCGGGCGCTCTCGACGCTCTCGGGCCGTCGGTGGACCGCGGGCGGTGGCCGGCAGGTCGACGCGCGGCGCGCCCTCCGGTCGAGCGTCAGCACCGGCGGCGCAGTCGTCTCGCTGCCGACCCGTGAGCGAAAACCCACCGCGTTCCGCACGTCCGTCCTCGTCGACGTGAGCCAGTCCGTCCTCGACACGGTCGACCGCGGCTTCCTGCTGCAGTTTCTCGACACGCTCGTCGAGGACGGCCGCGGCGTCCGCGTCTTCTTCTTCGACACGGACATCCGCGAGGTGACCGACGTGTTCACGGCGTCGCGCGGGAACCCCGTGCTCGCGCTCGAACGTGCCCAGGTGGCGTGGGGCGGCGGGACGAAGATCGGTCACGCCATCTCGGAACTTCGCACCCGCTGGCCGGACGCCGTCGACCGCCGGACGGTCACGCTCGTCGTGAGCGACGGACTGGACGTCGGCGACGTTTCGGACCTCGAACGCGGGATGACGTGGCTCTCGGGACGGTCGCGGGCCGTCCTCTGGCTGAACCCGCTCGCCGCCTCGGCGAAGTACGAACCGACCTGCCGGGGGATGGCCGCGTCGCTCCCGTACGTCGACGGCCTCTTCGCGCTCGCGGGGCCCGAGGACCTCTCGGAGGTGGCGCGCCAGATCCGAAGACACGGCCCGCACGGTCCCATCGGCTACGAACACGACTTCCGAGAGCGAGCGGGAGAGACGGGGGTGACCTGA
- a CDS encoding AAA family ATPase produces MTVVDSVSEEELRERFEGADYVADDTLVTTVYLALRLGKPLLIEGEPGSGKTELGKVLAESFETELIRLQCYEGLAAENTLYEWNYTKQLLAVQSGDTVEDGVFSEEYLFERPLLRALTHEGDTPPVLLIDEVDRADEEFEAFLLEVLSDFQVTIPEFGTVAAETPPIVIITSNRTRGLSDALKRRCLYLHVEAPSYETEREIVRRKVPQLDATVAAEVCAIVAELRENAFLKRPGVAETLDWARAVAELRPPDDDSDIDAEEIERTIGTLLKEVEDVQRVDSTLLERLERAAREAREASEHGEQSERSADGQVEQATSDGTGDS; encoded by the coding sequence GTGACCGTGGTCGACTCCGTCTCCGAGGAGGAACTCCGCGAGCGGTTCGAGGGAGCCGACTACGTCGCCGACGATACGCTCGTCACCACGGTGTACCTCGCGCTTCGGTTGGGTAAGCCGCTGCTCATCGAGGGCGAACCCGGGTCGGGAAAGACCGAACTCGGGAAGGTGCTGGCCGAGAGCTTCGAGACGGAACTCATTCGGCTGCAGTGTTACGAGGGGCTCGCCGCGGAGAACACCCTCTACGAGTGGAACTACACCAAACAGCTTCTCGCCGTGCAGTCGGGCGACACCGTCGAGGACGGCGTCTTCTCCGAGGAGTACCTCTTCGAGCGACCGCTCCTGCGCGCGCTCACCCACGAGGGCGACACCCCGCCCGTCCTGCTCATCGACGAGGTCGACCGCGCCGACGAGGAGTTCGAGGCGTTCCTCCTCGAAGTGCTCTCGGACTTTCAGGTCACCATCCCGGAGTTCGGGACCGTCGCGGCGGAGACGCCCCCCATCGTCATCATCACCTCGAACCGGACGAGAGGGCTGTCGGACGCGCTCAAGCGGCGGTGTCTGTACCTGCACGTCGAGGCGCCCTCCTACGAGACGGAGCGGGAAATCGTCCGGCGGAAGGTGCCCCAACTCGACGCGACGGTCGCCGCCGAGGTGTGTGCCATCGTCGCGGAACTCCGCGAGAACGCGTTCCTCAAGCGACCGGGCGTCGCCGAGACGCTCGACTGGGCGCGGGCCGTGGCCGAACTCCGCCCGCCCGACGACGACTCCGACATCGACGCCGAGGAGATAGAGCGCACCATCGGCACCCTGTTGAAGGAGGTCGAAGACGTCCAGCGGGTGGACTCGACGCTGCTGGAACGCCTCGAACGGGCGGCGCGTGAGGCGCGCGAGGCGAGCGAACACGGCGAGCAAAGCGAGCGAAGCGCGGATGGCCAGGTCGAACAGGCGACGAGCGACGGCACGGGCGACTCCTGA
- a CDS encoding XdhC family protein, whose amino-acid sequence MTDDTDAETQTNEGERSRDAAASPETVDRVAREFTKEGRPFARVTVVRREAPVSAHVGDRAIITPDGELLGWIGGVACAQSVAIREAQAALRDGTPKLVGIAPDPDSVARPGLEAFPMTCHSQGTLELFIEPVTTAARLVVVGDSPIGRAVVRLASELSFEVTAVVPRGSEVQGADEVKTATDDVDALAAELRGATWVVAASMGATDDVTVAAALDAGVPYIGLVSSRRRADELCERVADRTGRSPDDVREAVTSPAGLDIGAKSPEEVGVSVLAELVAVRRTHETGGVFAESVSDTDKPVEDEGGSEMETEESEPEVVTDPVCGMDVVVGEAAVTATHEGTTYHFCGVGCQETFVDDPPRFLERVES is encoded by the coding sequence ATGACAGACGATACCGACGCCGAGACCCAGACGAACGAGGGAGAACGTTCGCGAGACGCCGCCGCCTCCCCGGAGACCGTCGACCGAGTCGCCCGAGAGTTCACGAAAGAGGGTCGCCCGTTCGCACGGGTGACCGTCGTCCGCCGGGAGGCGCCCGTGTCGGCGCACGTGGGCGACCGAGCCATCATCACGCCCGACGGCGAGTTACTCGGCTGGATCGGCGGTGTCGCCTGCGCTCAGTCGGTCGCCATCCGCGAGGCGCAGGCGGCGCTCCGAGACGGGACGCCGAAACTCGTCGGCATCGCGCCCGACCCCGATTCGGTGGCTCGCCCCGGCCTGGAGGCGTTTCCGATGACGTGTCACAGCCAGGGCACCCTGGAACTGTTCATCGAACCGGTGACGACGGCGGCGCGCCTCGTCGTCGTCGGCGACTCGCCCATCGGGCGCGCCGTGGTCCGCCTCGCGAGCGAACTCTCGTTCGAGGTGACCGCCGTCGTTCCGCGGGGGAGCGAGGTGCAGGGAGCCGACGAGGTGAAGACCGCGACCGACGACGTCGACGCGCTCGCGGCTGAACTCCGGGGTGCCACGTGGGTCGTCGCCGCGTCGATGGGCGCGACCGACGACGTCACCGTCGCCGCGGCGCTCGACGCGGGGGTCCCGTACATCGGCCTCGTCTCCAGCCGACGCCGCGCGGACGAACTCTGCGAGCGCGTCGCCGACCGAACCGGCCGCTCGCCCGACGACGTTCGGGAGGCGGTCACCTCGCCCGCCGGCCTCGACATCGGAGCGAAGAGCCCCGAAGAGGTCGGCGTGAGCGTGCTCGCGGAACTCGTCGCGGTGCGGCGTACCCACGAGACGGGGGGTGTGTTCGCCGAGTCCGTGTCCGACACTGACAAGCCGGTCGAGGACGAGGGCGGGAGCGAGATGGAGACGGAAGAATCGGAACCGGAGGTCGTCACCGACCCGGTCTGCGGGATGGACGTCGTCGTCGGCGAGGCGGCGGTGACCGCTACCCACGAGGGGACGACCTACCACTTCTGCGGCGTCGGCTGTCAGGAGACGTTCGTCGACGACCCCCCGCGGTTCCTGGAGCGTGTCGAGTCGTGA